A window from Citrus sinensis cultivar Valencia sweet orange chromosome 3, DVS_A1.0, whole genome shotgun sequence encodes these proteins:
- the LOC102626873 gene encoding uncharacterized protein LOC102626873 isoform X2, whose protein sequence is MDAYKSSGPGGQHRNKRESAVRLEHVPTGVIAHAAEHRSQHKNRVSALSRLRTLLALKARSSVNLDAYSPPPQLLQILPPKSTIRSSEVDPQIGPNNPKFALGMKPLK, encoded by the exons ATGGACGCGTACAAATCGTCGGGACCAGGCGGTCAGCACCGCAATAAGCGCGAATCCGCCGTACGTCTCGAGCACGTACCGACCGGCGTCATAGCACATGCCGCTGAACACCGATCGCAGCACAAGAATCGCGTGTCAGCTTTGTCGCGCCTCCGCACTCTTTTGGCCCTCAAAGCAAGGAGCAGTGTGAATCTTGATGCGTATTCGCCGCCGCCACAGCTTCTTCAAATCCTTCCTCCTAAGTCTACTATTAGAAGTTCAGAAGTTGATCCACAAATTGGACCTAACAATCCTAAATTTGCTTTG GGTATGAAGCCTCTTAAGTAG